A part of Leptotrichia hongkongensis genomic DNA contains:
- a CDS encoding helix-hairpin-helix domain-containing protein yields MKIKYVIIFVMLLIAGNFLRLLIEDKNIPEIEISKEKDYKKEKAKKDADLTKSNVKFDINNVEYKDLLKLGINKNKAEKFVKYRDEVGIIKDVNEVKNISGFGKSGLEIAQKFLFVDNEKIQDSTKNYGREITKYNINKLNEKELKKIGFTSKEIKKLLPEIEKNSIRSNVDLEKIIGKKRYAEIEDKIKFIE; encoded by the coding sequence ATGAAAATAAAATATGTCATTATTTTTGTAATGCTGTTAATTGCGGGAAATTTTTTAAGACTTTTAATCGAGGACAAAAATATTCCTGAAATTGAAATTAGTAAGGAAAAAGATTATAAAAAGGAAAAGGCTAAAAAAGATGCTGATTTGACAAAAAGTAATGTGAAATTTGACATTAATAATGTTGAATACAAGGATTTGCTAAAATTGGGAATTAATAAAAATAAGGCTGAAAAATTTGTAAAATATAGGGATGAAGTTGGTATTATTAAAGATGTTAATGAAGTAAAAAATATTTCAGGATTTGGAAAATCTGGATTGGAAATCGCACAAAAATTTTTGTTCGTGGATAATGAAAAAATTCAGGATTCAACCAAAAATTATGGACGTGAAATTACAAAATACAACATTAACAAATTAAATGAAAAAGAATTAAAAAAAATAGGATTTACAAGTAAAGAAATAAAAAAATTACTTCCTGAAATTGAAAAAAATAGCATAAGATCGAATGTCGATTTAGAAAAGATTATTGGAAAAAAGCGTTATGCAGAAATTGAAGATAAAATAAAATTTATTGAATAA